Proteins encoded together in one Canis lupus dingo isolate Sandy chromosome 34, ASM325472v2, whole genome shotgun sequence window:
- the VWA5B2 gene encoding von Willebrand factor A domain-containing protein 5B2 isoform X4, whose product MPGLYCPSGWTPLPLTDSWVRACANGPCLSLRARLTYRNPQPQPVEGVFVYPLAEAEVVSGFEAEAAGRRVSFQLQSRRRSQAACCRALGPGWGAPTPRRCPQGHLVLDLAQARSTLVLPTGLINAAGTMTVTLCSSRELPSRPDGVLRVALPSVLTPLASPGPPGPPRPPGLCDDSPTSCFGVGSPQEEGLAWEERAAPQDVFSGPARCPAPYTFSFEMLVTGPCLLAGLESPSHALRADAPPHASSAATICVTLAEGHRCDRVLEILLHPSEPHQPHLMLEAGSLSSAEYEAQVRARRDFQRLQRRDSDGDQQVWFLQRRFHKDILLNPVLVLSFCPDLSSKPGHLGTATRELLFLLDGSSVAHKDAIVLAVKSLPPQTLINLAMFGTAVQPLFPESRPCSDDTMQLICENVETLQAASGPPDVLAALTWAMGQPQHKAHPRQLFLLTAASPVAAATHQTLELMRWHRGAARCFSFGLGPACHQLLQGLSALSRGQAYFPRPGERLQPMLVQALRKALEPALSDISVDWFVPDAVEALLTPREIPALYPGDQLLGYCSLFRVDGFRPRGPGGQEPGWQSLGGSVFPSPEEVPSATSPGTEPTGTSELLGTGTVSAELSSPWAAGDSEQSTDALTDPVTDPGPNPSSDTAIWRRIFQSSYIREQYVLTHCSASPEPGPGSTGSSESPGSQDPGSPEGTAPLQLPSQQGCRSLAWTEPAGSRSCPLPPPPLASVKSGALSAEVLGRRRRAALAGRSLSSPPGQVNPVPGCPRHPSLGIARDGPGPESGLQLGQGPDDSGNLLSPAAMDWDMLMEPPFLFSAMPPSGESAPPAVTLPPQAPRCHVVIRALCGEQPMCWEVGVGLETLWGPGDASSLPLSPPEREGAWDQALHRLTAASVVRDNEQLALRGGAEATADQGHARRSWLRALQTSKVSSAPSCFTCPVAVDATTREVLPSALQVRSSELAEPPGTSPAPQSHLDATLLPTAVHSKGLQGGSLTGAWNPTQNGNPKAATRSPHRHPPQPPSRLSLGRGKARGSDSHRLCSPNQGQASDSNSEGSNHDYLPLVRLQEAPGSFRLDAPFCAAVRIPQERLCRASPFAVHRASLSPTSVSSPWALLGPGVGQGDSATASCSPSPSSGSEGPGQVDSGRGSDTEASEGPEGLGGADLRGRTWATAVALAWLEHRCAAAFGEWELAAAKADCWLRAQHLPDGLDLAALKAAARGLFLLLRHWDQNLQLHLLCYSPANV is encoded by the exons ATGCCCGGCCTGTACTGCCCCTCCGGCTGGACGCCGCTGCCGCTCACCGACTCCTGGGTGCGGGCCTGCGCCAACGGCCCGTGCCTCAGCCTGCGGGCCCGGCTCACCTACCGCAACCCGCAGCCGCAGCCGGTGGAGG GCGTCTTCGTGTACCCGCTGGCGGAGGCCGAAGTGGTCTCGGGCTTCGAGGCGGAGGCGGCCGGACGGCGCGTCTCGTTCCAGCTGCAGAGCCGGCGACGCTCGCAGGCCGCCTGCTGCCGCGCGCTGGGCCCCGGCTGGGGGGCCCCCACGCCCCGCCGCTGCCCGCAGG GTCATCTTGTCTTGGATCTGGCCCAGGCCCGGTCCACATTGGTGCTGCCCACAGGCCTCATCAATGCAGCTGGCACCATGACAGTGACCCTGTGCAGCAGCCGGGAGCTGCCCTCAAGGCCTGATGGGGTGCTGCGTGTGGCTCTGCCCTCTGTGCTCACCCCACTGGCCTCACCAGGCCCACctgggccccccaggcctccGGGGCTCTGTGACGACAG CCCCACCAGCTGCTTCGGGGTGGGCAGCCCTCAGGAGGAAGGGCTGGCCTGGGAGGAGCGAGCTGCCCCTCAGGATGTGTTCTCGGGTCCTGCCCGCTGCCCTGCCCCATACACCTTCTCCTTCGAGATGCTGGTCACTGGGCCATGCCTGCTGGCAG gccTGGAGAGCCCCTCTCATGCTCTGCGGGCAGATGCCCCACCTCATGCCAGCTCTGCGGCCACCATCTGTGTCACACTAGCAGAGGGCCACCGCTGTGACCGGGTGTTGGAGATCCTGCTGCACCCCAGTG AGCCCCACCAGCCACACCTGATGCTAGAGGCTGGCAGCCTGAGCTCAGCAGAatatgaggcccaggtgagggccCGCCGGGATTTCCAGAGGCTGCAGCGAAGGGACAGTGACGGGGACCAGCAG GTGTGGTTCCTGCAACGACGCTTCCACAAGGACATCCTGCTGAACCCCGTGCTGGTGCTGAGCTTCTGCCCAGACCTGAGCTCCAAGCCTGGGCACCTGGGCACAGCTACACGGGAGCTTCTCTTCCTGTTGGACGGCAGCAGTGTAGCACACAAG GATGCCATTGTTTTGGCCGTGAAGTCACTGCCACCACAGACGCTCATCAACCTGGCCATGTTCGGCACGGCGGTGCAGCCCCTCTTCCCAGAGAGCCGGCCTTGCAGTGAT GACACTATGCAGCTGATCTGTGAGAACGTTGAGACCCTGCAGGCGGCAAGTGGCCCCCCAGATGTGCTGGCCGCGCTGACCTGGGCCATGGGGCAGCCCCAGCACAAGGCCCACCCTAGGCAGCTGTTCCTGCTGACTGCTGCCTCGCCCGTGGCTGCTGCTACCCATCAAACCCTGGAGCTCATGAGGTGGCACAGGGGGGCAGCCAG GTGCTTCTCCTTTGGGTTGGGGCCTGCCTGCCACCAGCTGCTTCAGGGTCTGTCTGCCCTCAGCAGGGGCCAGGCCTATTTCCCAAGGCCTGGGGAGAGGCTGCAGCCCATG CTGGTGCAGGCTCTGCGGAAGGCACTGGAACCTGCTTTGAGCGACATCTCTGTGGACTGGTTTGTGCCTGATGCGGTGGAGGCACTGCTGACCCCCCGGGAGATCCCAGCACTCTACCCTGGGGACCAGCTGCTCGGTTACTGCTCACTCTTCAGGGTAGATGGCTTCCGGCCCCGCGGCCCAGGG GGCCAAGAACCTGGCTGGCAGAGCTTGGGAGGCTCTGTGTTCCCATCCCCAGAGGAAGTCCCATCTGCCACCAGTCCTGGCACCGAGCCCACTGGCACCTCAGAGCTCCTGGGAACAGGCACTGTGTCAGCGGAGCTGTCCAGTCCATGGGCTGCTGGGGACTCAGAGCAGA GTACTGACGCTCTGACGGACCCAGTCACAGACCCTGGACCCAACCCCTCCTCTGATACAGCCATATGGCGCCGCATCTTCCAGTCATCATACATCCGGGAGCAGTATGTGCTCACTCACTGCTCTGCCAGCCCGGAGCCAGGTCCTGGCTCCACAGGCAGCAGCGAGTCCCctggttcccaggaccctggctccCCCGAGGGCACGGCTCCCCTGcagctcccttctcagcagggctGCCGCAGCCTGGCCTGGACAGAACCTGCAGGCTCCCGTTCctgccccctgccaccacccccactGGCTTCAGTCAAG TCTGGGGCCCTGAGTGCTGAGGTGCTGGGTCGTCGACGCAGAGCAGCTCTGGCCGGCCGGAGCCTCTCATCGCCTCCGGGTCAGGTGAACCCAGTCCCTGGCTGTCCCCGGCACCCCTCTCTGGGCATAGCACGAGATGGGCCAGGCCCTGAGTCAGGGCTGCAGCTGGGACAGGGCCCAGATGACTCAG GAAATCTGCTCTCCCCAGCAGCTATGGACTGGGACATGCTGATGGAACCCCCCTTCTTATTCTCTGCTATGCCTCCCAGTGGGGAGTCGGCCCCTCCGGCAGTGACACTGCCCCCTCAGGCTCCACGCTGCCACGTGGTGATCCGGGCCCTGTGTGGGGAGCAGCCTATGTGCTGGGAGGTGGGCGTTGGGCTAGAGACATTATGGGGACCTGGTGATGCTAGCTCACTGCCTCTATCACCTCCTGAAAGAGAAGGTGCTTGGGACCAAGCACTCCATCGGCTGACGGCAGCCTCCGTGGTCCGGGACAATGAACAGCTGGCTCTCCGTGGAGGGGCTGAGGCCACAGCTGACCAAG GCCATGCCCGGAGGTCCTGGCTCCGAGCCCTTCAGACGAGCAAGGTCAGTTCTGCCCCCTCCTGCTTCACCTGCCCGGTAGCTGTGGATGCGACCACCAGGGAGGTCCTCCCATCAGCCCTGCAGGTGCGGAGCTCAG AGCtagctgagcccccaggcacttCTCCAGCTCCTCAGAGCCATCTAGATGCAACTCTTCTGCCCACAGCTGTGCACTCTAAAG GACTTCAAGGAGGCTCTCTGACAGGCGCCTGGAACCCGACCCAAAATGGCAACCCCAAGGCTGCCACCAGAAGTCCTCATCGCCatcccccccagcctccctctaGGCTCAGCCTGGGCAGAGGGAAGGCCAGAGGCTCTGACAGCCACAGACTCTGCAGCCCCAACCAGGGCCAGGCTAGTGACAGCAACAGTGAAGGCAGCAACCATGACTACTTGCCCTTG GTGCGGCTGCAGGAGGCACCCGGCTCCTTCCGCCTGGATGCGCCCTTCTGTGCAGCAGTCCGCATCCCACAGGAACGCCTGTGCCGTGCTTCACCCTTTGCTGTGCACCGTGCCAGCCTCAGCCCCACCTCGGTCTCCTCTCCCTGGGCGCTTCTGGGACCTGGTGTTGGCCAGGGTGACAGTGCCACAGCCTCCTGCAGCCCGTCCCCCAGCTCAGGCTCTGAGGGTCCAGGCCAGGTGGATAGTGGGAGGGGCTCAGACACCGAGGCCTCAGAGGGTCCAGAAGGGCTGGGTGGTGCTGACCTGCGGGGCCGGACCTGGGCCACAGCTGTAGCACTGGCATGGCTAGAGCACCGCTGTGCTGCAGCCTTTGGCGAGTGGGAACTAGCAGCAGCTAAAGCAGACTGTTGGCTGCGGGCCCAGCACCTGCCAGATGGCCTTGACCTGGCTGCCCTCAAAGCCGCAGCCCGGggtctcttcctgctgctccgcCACTGGGACCAGAATCTGCAGCTACACCTGCTGTGCTATAGCCCGGCAAATGTGTGA
- the VWA5B2 gene encoding von Willebrand factor A domain-containing protein 5B2 isoform X1, which yields MPGLYCPSGWTPLPLTDSWVRACANGPCLSLRARLTYRNPQPQPVEGVFVYPLAEAEVVSGFEAEAAGRRVSFQLQSRRRSQAACCRALGPGWGAPTPRRCPQGHLVLDLAQARSTLVLPTGLINAAGTMTVTLCSSRELPSRPDGVLRVALPSVLTPLASPGPPGPPRPPGLCDDRLGLCPTSCFGVGSPQEEGLAWEERAAPQDVFSGPARCPAPYTFSFEMLVTGPCLLAGLESPSHALRADAPPHASSAATICVTLAEGHRCDRVLEILLHPSEPHQPHLMLEAGSLSSAEYEAQVRARRDFQRLQRRDSDGDQQVWFLQRRFHKDILLNPVLVLSFCPDLSSKPGHLGTATRELLFLLDGSSVAHKDAIVLAVKSLPPQTLINLAMFGTAVQPLFPESRPCSDDTMQLICENVETLQAASGPPDVLAALTWAMGQPQHKAHPRQLFLLTAASPVAAATHQTLELMRWHRGAARCFSFGLGPACHQLLQGLSALSRGQAYFPRPGERLQPMLVQALRKALEPALSDISVDWFVPDAVEALLTPREIPALYPGDQLLGYCSLFRVDGFRPRGPGGQEPGWQSLGGSVFPSPEEVPSATSPGTEPTGTSELLGTGTVSAELSSPWAAGDSEQTGTDALTDPVTDPGPNPSSDTAIWRRIFQSSYIREQYVLTHCSASPEPGPGSTGSSESPGSQDPGSPEGTAPLQLPSQQGCRSLAWTEPAGSRSCPLPPPPLASVKSGALSAEVLGRRRRAALAGRSLSSPPGQVNPVPGCPRHPSLGIARDGPGPESGLQLGQGPDDSGNLLSPAAMDWDMLMEPPFLFSAMPPSGESAPPAVTLPPQAPRCHVVIRALCGEQPMCWEVGVGLETLWGPGDASSLPLSPPEREGAWDQALHRLTAASVVRDNEQLALRGGAEATADQGHARRSWLRALQTSKVSSAPSCFTCPVAVDATTREVLPSALQVRSSELAEPPGTSPAPQSHLDATLLPTAVHSKGLQGGSLTGAWNPTQNGNPKAATRSPHRHPPQPPSRLSLGRGKARGSDSHRLCSPNQGQASDSNSEGSNHDYLPLVRLQEAPGSFRLDAPFCAAVRIPQERLCRASPFAVHRASLSPTSVSSPWALLGPGVGQGDSATASCSPSPSSGSEGPGQVDSGRGSDTEASEGPEGLGGADLRGRTWATAVALAWLEHRCAAAFGEWELAAAKADCWLRAQHLPDGLDLAALKAAARGLFLLLRHWDQNLQLHLLCYSPANV from the exons ATGCCCGGCCTGTACTGCCCCTCCGGCTGGACGCCGCTGCCGCTCACCGACTCCTGGGTGCGGGCCTGCGCCAACGGCCCGTGCCTCAGCCTGCGGGCCCGGCTCACCTACCGCAACCCGCAGCCGCAGCCGGTGGAGG GCGTCTTCGTGTACCCGCTGGCGGAGGCCGAAGTGGTCTCGGGCTTCGAGGCGGAGGCGGCCGGACGGCGCGTCTCGTTCCAGCTGCAGAGCCGGCGACGCTCGCAGGCCGCCTGCTGCCGCGCGCTGGGCCCCGGCTGGGGGGCCCCCACGCCCCGCCGCTGCCCGCAGG GTCATCTTGTCTTGGATCTGGCCCAGGCCCGGTCCACATTGGTGCTGCCCACAGGCCTCATCAATGCAGCTGGCACCATGACAGTGACCCTGTGCAGCAGCCGGGAGCTGCCCTCAAGGCCTGATGGGGTGCTGCGTGTGGCTCTGCCCTCTGTGCTCACCCCACTGGCCTCACCAGGCCCACctgggccccccaggcctccGGGGCTCTGTGACGACAGGTTGGGCCTATG CCCCACCAGCTGCTTCGGGGTGGGCAGCCCTCAGGAGGAAGGGCTGGCCTGGGAGGAGCGAGCTGCCCCTCAGGATGTGTTCTCGGGTCCTGCCCGCTGCCCTGCCCCATACACCTTCTCCTTCGAGATGCTGGTCACTGGGCCATGCCTGCTGGCAG gccTGGAGAGCCCCTCTCATGCTCTGCGGGCAGATGCCCCACCTCATGCCAGCTCTGCGGCCACCATCTGTGTCACACTAGCAGAGGGCCACCGCTGTGACCGGGTGTTGGAGATCCTGCTGCACCCCAGTG AGCCCCACCAGCCACACCTGATGCTAGAGGCTGGCAGCCTGAGCTCAGCAGAatatgaggcccaggtgagggccCGCCGGGATTTCCAGAGGCTGCAGCGAAGGGACAGTGACGGGGACCAGCAG GTGTGGTTCCTGCAACGACGCTTCCACAAGGACATCCTGCTGAACCCCGTGCTGGTGCTGAGCTTCTGCCCAGACCTGAGCTCCAAGCCTGGGCACCTGGGCACAGCTACACGGGAGCTTCTCTTCCTGTTGGACGGCAGCAGTGTAGCACACAAG GATGCCATTGTTTTGGCCGTGAAGTCACTGCCACCACAGACGCTCATCAACCTGGCCATGTTCGGCACGGCGGTGCAGCCCCTCTTCCCAGAGAGCCGGCCTTGCAGTGAT GACACTATGCAGCTGATCTGTGAGAACGTTGAGACCCTGCAGGCGGCAAGTGGCCCCCCAGATGTGCTGGCCGCGCTGACCTGGGCCATGGGGCAGCCCCAGCACAAGGCCCACCCTAGGCAGCTGTTCCTGCTGACTGCTGCCTCGCCCGTGGCTGCTGCTACCCATCAAACCCTGGAGCTCATGAGGTGGCACAGGGGGGCAGCCAG GTGCTTCTCCTTTGGGTTGGGGCCTGCCTGCCACCAGCTGCTTCAGGGTCTGTCTGCCCTCAGCAGGGGCCAGGCCTATTTCCCAAGGCCTGGGGAGAGGCTGCAGCCCATG CTGGTGCAGGCTCTGCGGAAGGCACTGGAACCTGCTTTGAGCGACATCTCTGTGGACTGGTTTGTGCCTGATGCGGTGGAGGCACTGCTGACCCCCCGGGAGATCCCAGCACTCTACCCTGGGGACCAGCTGCTCGGTTACTGCTCACTCTTCAGGGTAGATGGCTTCCGGCCCCGCGGCCCAGGG GGCCAAGAACCTGGCTGGCAGAGCTTGGGAGGCTCTGTGTTCCCATCCCCAGAGGAAGTCCCATCTGCCACCAGTCCTGGCACCGAGCCCACTGGCACCTCAGAGCTCCTGGGAACAGGCACTGTGTCAGCGGAGCTGTCCAGTCCATGGGCTGCTGGGGACTCAGAGCAGA CAGGTACTGACGCTCTGACGGACCCAGTCACAGACCCTGGACCCAACCCCTCCTCTGATACAGCCATATGGCGCCGCATCTTCCAGTCATCATACATCCGGGAGCAGTATGTGCTCACTCACTGCTCTGCCAGCCCGGAGCCAGGTCCTGGCTCCACAGGCAGCAGCGAGTCCCctggttcccaggaccctggctccCCCGAGGGCACGGCTCCCCTGcagctcccttctcagcagggctGCCGCAGCCTGGCCTGGACAGAACCTGCAGGCTCCCGTTCctgccccctgccaccacccccactGGCTTCAGTCAAG TCTGGGGCCCTGAGTGCTGAGGTGCTGGGTCGTCGACGCAGAGCAGCTCTGGCCGGCCGGAGCCTCTCATCGCCTCCGGGTCAGGTGAACCCAGTCCCTGGCTGTCCCCGGCACCCCTCTCTGGGCATAGCACGAGATGGGCCAGGCCCTGAGTCAGGGCTGCAGCTGGGACAGGGCCCAGATGACTCAG GAAATCTGCTCTCCCCAGCAGCTATGGACTGGGACATGCTGATGGAACCCCCCTTCTTATTCTCTGCTATGCCTCCCAGTGGGGAGTCGGCCCCTCCGGCAGTGACACTGCCCCCTCAGGCTCCACGCTGCCACGTGGTGATCCGGGCCCTGTGTGGGGAGCAGCCTATGTGCTGGGAGGTGGGCGTTGGGCTAGAGACATTATGGGGACCTGGTGATGCTAGCTCACTGCCTCTATCACCTCCTGAAAGAGAAGGTGCTTGGGACCAAGCACTCCATCGGCTGACGGCAGCCTCCGTGGTCCGGGACAATGAACAGCTGGCTCTCCGTGGAGGGGCTGAGGCCACAGCTGACCAAG GCCATGCCCGGAGGTCCTGGCTCCGAGCCCTTCAGACGAGCAAGGTCAGTTCTGCCCCCTCCTGCTTCACCTGCCCGGTAGCTGTGGATGCGACCACCAGGGAGGTCCTCCCATCAGCCCTGCAGGTGCGGAGCTCAG AGCtagctgagcccccaggcacttCTCCAGCTCCTCAGAGCCATCTAGATGCAACTCTTCTGCCCACAGCTGTGCACTCTAAAG GACTTCAAGGAGGCTCTCTGACAGGCGCCTGGAACCCGACCCAAAATGGCAACCCCAAGGCTGCCACCAGAAGTCCTCATCGCCatcccccccagcctccctctaGGCTCAGCCTGGGCAGAGGGAAGGCCAGAGGCTCTGACAGCCACAGACTCTGCAGCCCCAACCAGGGCCAGGCTAGTGACAGCAACAGTGAAGGCAGCAACCATGACTACTTGCCCTTG GTGCGGCTGCAGGAGGCACCCGGCTCCTTCCGCCTGGATGCGCCCTTCTGTGCAGCAGTCCGCATCCCACAGGAACGCCTGTGCCGTGCTTCACCCTTTGCTGTGCACCGTGCCAGCCTCAGCCCCACCTCGGTCTCCTCTCCCTGGGCGCTTCTGGGACCTGGTGTTGGCCAGGGTGACAGTGCCACAGCCTCCTGCAGCCCGTCCCCCAGCTCAGGCTCTGAGGGTCCAGGCCAGGTGGATAGTGGGAGGGGCTCAGACACCGAGGCCTCAGAGGGTCCAGAAGGGCTGGGTGGTGCTGACCTGCGGGGCCGGACCTGGGCCACAGCTGTAGCACTGGCATGGCTAGAGCACCGCTGTGCTGCAGCCTTTGGCGAGTGGGAACTAGCAGCAGCTAAAGCAGACTGTTGGCTGCGGGCCCAGCACCTGCCAGATGGCCTTGACCTGGCTGCCCTCAAAGCCGCAGCCCGGggtctcttcctgctgctccgcCACTGGGACCAGAATCTGCAGCTACACCTGCTGTGCTATAGCCCGGCAAATGTGTGA